From one Triticum aestivum cultivar Chinese Spring chromosome 4B, IWGSC CS RefSeq v2.1, whole genome shotgun sequence genomic stretch:
- the LOC123093609 gene encoding thiol-disulfide oxidoreductase LTO1, with amino-acid sequence MATISAALSISLLPPAARRAVSTATSSPPRVKRAARFRCCAEPPSPEQQETSAPSPPPPAPPSSLWGVSTSAWTAGVAGLGLLETGYLSYLKLTGSEAFCPVAGGGCGDVLDSDYSVVFGIPLPLVGMVTYGVVTALSLQENGEELLPGLDDLDIRLTLLLLATSLATASAYFLFILNTKFVGTSCLYCLSSAFISFTLFFIRLKDIGLARIQKFVGLQLAVAVIVALALTNSYSSATTQLKGTGDFVLEPYKTEVTSESTPFAISLARHLHSIGAKMYGAFWCTHCNDQKQLFGREAMEILDYVECFPNGAGKGKKMANECVATGLEGFPTWVINGKLLSGDQELSVLAEESGFVSESPEQS; translated from the exons ATGGCGACCATCTCCGCAGCTCTctccatctccctcctcccgcccgcggcccgccgcgccgtctccaccgccacctcctccccgcCGCGCGTCAAG AGAGCCGCGCGGTTCAGGTGCTGCGCAGAACCTCCTTCCCCGGAACAGCAGGAGACCTCCGCGCCTTCgccccctcctccggcgccgccttCGTCCCTGTGGGGCGTCTCCACAAGCGCCTGGACGGCGGGCGTCGCGGGGCTGGGGCTCCTGGAGACCGGCTACCTCAGCTACCTCAAGCTCACGGGCTCCGAGGCCTTCTGCCCCGTCGCCGGGGGAGGCTGCGGCGACGTGCTCGACAGCGACTACTCCGTCGTCTTCG GGATCCCTCTTCCATTAGTTGGTATGGTGACATATGGTGTGGTGACTGCACTTTCTCTACAAGAAAACGGAGAGGAGTTACTCCCTGGACTCGATGACTTGGATATCCGCCTAACCTTGCTTCTGCTTGCTACTTCACTGGCGACTGCGAGTGCTTATTTTCTCTTCATCCTGAATACCAAATTTGTCGGGACTTCTTGCTTATACTGCCTGTCGTCAGCATTTATCTCCTTCACATTATTTTTCATCAGACTGAAG GACATTGGCTTGGCACGTATCCAGAAGTTTGTTGGTCTTCAGTTAGCTGTAGCTGTCATTGTTGCTCTTGCTTTAACAAACTCATATAGTTCGGCTACTACTCAGTTAAAGGG TACAGGTGATTTCGTATTAGAACCATACAAAACAGAGGTAACATCAGAATCAACCCCTTTTGCTATTTCACTGGCAAGACATCTACATTCTATAGGTGCTAAGATGTATGGAGCATTCTGGTGTACTCACTGCAATGACCAAAAACAA TTGTTTGGTCGTGAAGCTATGGAAATTCTGGATTATGTGGAATGCTTCCCTAATGGAGCCGGTAAGGGGAAGAAAATGGCCAACGAATGTGTGGCCACTGGTCTGGAAGGTTTTCCAACATGGGTCATCAACGGGAAG CTCCTGAGCGGCGACCAGGAACTCTCAGTCCTCGCAGAAGAATCCGGTTTTGTCTCCGAGAGCCCCGAGCAATCCTGA